A single region of the Psychrobacter alimentarius genome encodes:
- a CDS encoding peptidylprolyl isomerase: MRVFSLRQTSRAVLLSMSASLALTLSAHAATVKPPVGQTASTAEQNSSNRLTPGNSTDGIIALVNENAILKSELVDAIVQTQARAQAAGENLPNSAQLQSDVLNALILRELQLSMIKRVGLNPDESAINQRLGQIAQSEGLNSLSELQQSLDAARPGSYAALRAQLIEEASIQALQQRQISSRVRISEQDIDAFLASPEAKRLNQSEYQTIHVRVPYIDDYSRLSEAQRGEALKVAEDLRTRLLAPNVNVAEAVAATQGSYPIPLQGGDMGFHKAASLPTELSTEITKLEVGAVSAPLVTPEGIDIIKLADKKESDKMLIPQWHTRHILVKVDELQTDALAEQKINDLYGQLRSGADFADLASTYSDDPGSAGRGGDLDWVSAEDMVGQFEAVMKNTTVGDYSAPFKTQFGWHILKVEGKREQDVSTQYRRNMARQALYQRLAPQAKEDWLQELRAGAYIQILG, from the coding sequence ATGAGAGTTTTTTCTTTACGTCAGACCAGCCGCGCTGTATTGCTGTCTATGAGTGCCAGTCTTGCACTGACATTGAGTGCCCACGCTGCCACCGTCAAGCCTCCTGTAGGGCAAACAGCGAGCACTGCTGAGCAAAACAGTAGCAATCGTTTGACTCCAGGCAATAGCACAGATGGCATTATTGCTTTGGTCAATGAAAATGCGATTTTAAAAAGTGAATTGGTTGACGCTATCGTGCAAACCCAAGCACGCGCTCAAGCTGCTGGAGAAAACCTTCCAAATTCGGCACAGTTGCAGTCGGACGTGCTAAACGCTCTTATCTTGCGCGAATTGCAATTGTCTATGATTAAACGTGTTGGCTTGAATCCTGATGAATCAGCCATCAATCAGCGCCTTGGTCAAATCGCACAATCAGAAGGTCTAAATAGTCTATCAGAATTGCAGCAAAGTTTAGACGCAGCAAGACCTGGTAGCTATGCTGCCCTGCGTGCACAATTGATTGAAGAAGCTTCTATTCAGGCTTTACAACAACGTCAAATCAGCAGTCGTGTTCGTATTAGCGAACAAGACATTGATGCGTTTTTGGCCTCACCTGAAGCCAAGCGTTTGAATCAAAGCGAGTATCAAACGATTCATGTACGCGTGCCTTATATAGATGATTATAGCCGCCTATCAGAAGCTCAACGCGGAGAGGCGCTAAAAGTCGCAGAGGACTTACGCACTCGTTTACTTGCACCAAACGTTAATGTTGCTGAGGCCGTTGCTGCTACCCAAGGCAGTTATCCTATCCCGTTACAAGGCGGCGATATGGGCTTTCATAAAGCTGCTTCATTACCCACAGAGTTATCAACTGAAATTACCAAACTGGAAGTTGGCGCTGTCAGTGCACCATTAGTGACGCCTGAAGGTATTGACATCATTAAGCTTGCTGACAAAAAAGAAAGCGATAAGATGCTCATACCGCAGTGGCATACTCGTCATATCTTAGTCAAAGTTGATGAGCTACAGACAGACGCACTTGCTGAACAAAAGATCAATGATCTATATGGTCAATTACGTAGTGGTGCTGACTTCGCTGACCTAGCCTCTACTTATTCAGATGATCCAGGTTCAGCTGGTCGCGGCGGTGATCTTGATTGGGTCAGTGCAGAAGATATGGTCGGTCAATTTGAGGCTGTGATGAAAAACACGACTGTCGGTGATTATTCAGCGCCTTTCAAGACTCAGTTTGGCTGGCATATCTTAAAAGTAGAAGGTAAGCGTGAGCAGGACGTCAGTACGCAATATCGTCGCAACATGGCACGTCAAGCTCTTTATCAACGTTTGGCACCACAAGCCAAAGAAGATTGGCTACAAGAGCTGCGTGCAGGTGCTTATATCCAGATACTTGGTTAG
- the lptD gene encoding LPS-assembly protein LptD, translating into MLYSPLYQSIRLILFGALGLSSLTVSAALNDVNTSQTELPITDNSATHSPDNSDFADSRLDTTNLNDNSLNSSALNNSDLNSNTLDSNALDITDIEENSDPQINTDVPVSETAVSDSITDATQSETSEESIQDSLMRLAEFYELTPDTDNSTNTPALDSADKTANIETETETETDDNQNALTPNSQTIPKVGRDLRLLPSSIDSAQRCEGQWVYPKGNPNYQRAVNEAGAANGQPAPNLDGLPNNQAPLFTESDYGYYNNVDYAELSGNVIVNQGTQYIEAEKVLVDLSTGVAAAQGKVMFTDQATGQQVPSSNATSNSLKTSQGNFANKASQGGLIGVADSLAYNTETGQSTANDVAFASVALQAHGYAKRLNKPNESQYELDEVMFSTCPPTNRKWQFDAKSIDLDTDTGRGEAYNTTFRIADVPVFYLPYFNFPIDSRRSSGFLLPSASIGSESGVELDVPYYFNLAPNYDATLNTHIYTDRNPMVSGEFRYLTENYGEGIFNGSYLPNDKEYNDEDRTSFFYDHYWTSKDIPRLSGDAKYSYVSDADYLNDFDTLGLSDSTINLPRRARVNYYNDYVDGELKVETFQTLDAFTDSGQPLQDKDKPYSRLPQLKLNYRLPWFENFDITGVQDSAYFKKSIDDGSENEKSGARIYNKLSAAYPIEKSWGYIRPKLSLQHLYTSYDEDSLADNDLSEEDGSQSVFVPQASIDAGLNFYQAGSPFGAFDDTMGGYRLLSPRLKYTYSPYKNQNELPNFNTRIASINYEQLFSDSWFLGHDRLQDLHSITPGVNYRYIDATGVTRFDGSIAEQFYIDDGRVTLENEQPVFTSSSSGMVWDTSTQPYNNFWVDVSGALTNDYDLNYITTELRYQPSENSLFNVGYVKRQRDENTNQLPLAAFTASAVFPINNSWRILAQGQYDHNRDKMLDSLVGVDYEDCCFGFAVYGRRYYNDLNVKDKPTQAIMAEIRLNGLGSGSSRLTRLLSDKVLGFEPVQTAWKD; encoded by the coding sequence TTGTTATATTCTCCGCTTTACCAAAGCATTCGCTTGATTTTATTTGGTGCCCTAGGCTTATCCAGCCTCACTGTCAGTGCTGCGCTGAACGATGTCAATACATCGCAAACAGAGCTACCAATCACTGATAATAGTGCCACTCATAGCCCTGACAATAGTGATTTTGCTGACAGTCGCTTAGATACCACTAATCTAAATGACAACAGTTTAAATAGTAGTGCTTTAAATAACAGCGATTTAAATAGCAATACTTTAGACAGCAATGCTTTGGATATCACTGATATTGAGGAAAACAGTGACCCTCAAATAAATACTGATGTACCAGTCAGCGAGACGGCTGTGTCGGATTCTATAACAGACGCGACTCAAAGTGAGACCAGTGAAGAGAGCATCCAAGACAGTCTGATGCGTTTGGCAGAGTTTTATGAGCTGACACCAGATACTGATAATAGTACTAATACACCAGCTTTGGACAGTGCAGATAAAACAGCAAATATTGAAACTGAAACTGAAACTGAAACTGACGACAATCAAAATGCTTTGACACCTAACTCACAAACCATTCCGAAGGTGGGTAGAGACTTGCGGCTGTTGCCAAGCTCAATCGATAGTGCTCAACGCTGTGAAGGTCAATGGGTATATCCAAAGGGGAACCCAAACTATCAGCGTGCCGTGAATGAGGCTGGAGCAGCAAATGGTCAACCAGCGCCGAACCTTGATGGTCTTCCAAACAATCAAGCGCCTTTGTTTACAGAGTCAGACTACGGTTACTACAATAACGTCGATTATGCCGAGCTTTCAGGCAACGTTATTGTCAATCAGGGTACGCAGTACATAGAAGCAGAAAAGGTCTTGGTCGATTTAAGCACAGGCGTTGCTGCTGCTCAAGGCAAAGTCATGTTTACGGATCAAGCAACTGGACAACAAGTGCCATCTAGTAATGCTACGAGTAACTCTCTTAAGACATCGCAGGGCAACTTTGCCAATAAAGCCTCTCAAGGAGGCCTCATCGGTGTTGCAGACAGCTTGGCTTACAACACTGAAACTGGACAATCAACCGCTAATGATGTGGCGTTTGCCAGTGTGGCACTACAAGCACATGGCTATGCTAAGCGTCTAAACAAGCCCAATGAGAGTCAGTACGAATTAGATGAGGTAATGTTTAGCACCTGCCCGCCGACCAATCGTAAATGGCAGTTCGATGCAAAAAGCATTGATTTAGATACAGACACAGGTCGCGGTGAAGCTTACAACACCACTTTCCGTATTGCTGATGTGCCAGTATTTTATCTGCCTTATTTTAACTTTCCAATTGATAGTCGTCGCAGCAGTGGCTTCTTATTGCCAAGCGCGAGTATCGGTAGTGAAAGTGGCGTTGAACTTGATGTGCCGTATTATTTCAATCTTGCACCCAACTATGATGCCACGCTTAATACCCACATTTATACTGATCGTAATCCCATGGTCTCAGGTGAATTTCGTTATTTAACCGAAAACTATGGCGAAGGGATTTTCAACGGCTCATACCTACCCAACGATAAAGAATATAATGATGAAGATCGTACCAGCTTCTTCTATGATCATTACTGGACGTCTAAAGACATCCCTCGTTTGAGCGGTGATGCCAAATACAGCTATGTGTCAGATGCTGATTATCTCAACGATTTTGATACGTTGGGTTTATCAGACAGTACCATCAATTTACCACGCCGTGCTCGCGTCAATTATTACAATGACTACGTTGATGGCGAATTAAAAGTAGAAACGTTTCAGACTTTGGATGCTTTTACGGATAGTGGACAGCCATTACAAGACAAAGACAAGCCCTACTCACGATTACCGCAGCTCAAACTCAATTATCGCCTGCCTTGGTTTGAAAATTTCGACATAACCGGTGTACAAGACTCTGCTTACTTTAAAAAGTCGATCGATGATGGTTCTGAGAATGAAAAAAGTGGCGCCCGTATTTATAATAAGCTAAGCGCAGCTTATCCAATAGAAAAATCTTGGGGTTACATTAGACCCAAACTAAGCTTGCAGCATCTTTACACCTCTTATGATGAAGACAGTTTGGCAGACAACGATTTGAGTGAGGAAGACGGTAGTCAATCTGTGTTTGTACCACAGGCTAGTATTGATGCTGGATTGAACTTTTATCAAGCAGGTTCACCGTTTGGCGCTTTTGATGACACTATGGGTGGCTATCGCTTGCTCAGTCCGCGATTAAAATATACGTACTCACCTTATAAAAACCAAAACGAGCTTCCCAACTTTAACACGCGTATTGCTTCTATTAACTACGAGCAGTTATTTTCGGACAGTTGGTTCTTAGGTCATGATCGCTTGCAAGATTTGCATTCGATTACTCCTGGGGTCAATTATCGTTACATCGACGCAACGGGTGTGACACGTTTTGATGGTAGCATAGCGGAACAATTCTATATCGATGATGGACGTGTCACACTTGAAAATGAACAACCCGTCTTTACGTCTTCTTCTTCAGGGATGGTTTGGGATACGAGTACACAGCCCTATAATAATTTTTGGGTGGATGTCAGTGGCGCGCTCACCAATGATTATGACTTAAATTACATCACGACTGAACTGCGTTATCAGCCATCAGAAAATAGCTTATTTAACGTCGGTTACGTCAAACGTCAACGTGACGAAAACACGAATCAGCTACCGCTCGCTGCATTTACAGCATCAGCTGTCTTCCCTATCAATAATAGCTGGCGAATATTGGCTCAGGGTCAATACGATCATAATCGTGATAAGATGCTTGATTCGTTAGTAGGTGTTGACTATGAGGATTGTTGTTTTGGTTTTGCGGTTTATGGTCGTCGTTACTATAATGACCTAAATGTTAAAGACAAACCAACGCAAGCGATTATGGCAGAGATCAGATTAAATGGGCTTGGCAGTGGCAGCAGTCGCTTGACACGCTTACTGTCTGACAAGGTTTTGGGCTTTGAACCTGTCCAAACTGCATGGAAAGACTGA